The following are encoded in a window of Staphylococcus piscifermentans genomic DNA:
- a CDS encoding LysE/ArgO family amino acid transporter, translating to MFRLQPIIHGFLLALGLILPLGAQNVFVFNQGANQKKWIHALPVIITAGLCDTLLIVLAILGMSLVLMSLPVLQLIVYIVGLIFLLYMAWSLWREKPDKLQNFEPMSARKQVGFALSVSLLNPHAIMDTIGVIGTSASVYNGLDKVLFTIATVSVSWLWFIFLAIAGRMLGSVDKTGRYIVILNKVSSVIILIVSFVIVKHIIQLL from the coding sequence ATGTTTAGATTGCAGCCGATTATCCACGGATTTCTACTTGCTCTAGGTTTGATTTTGCCATTAGGCGCACAAAATGTCTTTGTTTTTAACCAAGGGGCCAATCAGAAGAAATGGATCCATGCCCTGCCGGTAATTATAACAGCTGGATTATGCGACACTTTGCTAATTGTACTTGCCATTTTAGGCATGTCGTTGGTTTTAATGTCGCTACCGGTATTGCAGCTGATTGTATACATCGTCGGACTTATCTTTCTGCTCTATATGGCTTGGTCATTATGGAGAGAGAAGCCTGACAAATTGCAGAACTTCGAGCCGATGAGCGCGCGAAAACAAGTCGGATTCGCGCTATCTGTTTCATTACTGAATCCACATGCCATTATGGATACTATCGGCGTAATTGGAACGAGCGCTTCAGTTTATAATGGACTCGATAAAGTCTTGTTCACAATAGCAACCGTCTCTGTCTCCTGGCTGTGGTTCATCTTCTTAGCGATTGCAGGCCGAATGTTAGGTTCTGTCGATAAAACAGGCAGATACATTGTGATATTGAATAAAGTATCGAGCGTTATTATTTTAATCGTTAGTTTTGTGATAGTGAAACATATTATTCAACTTTTGTAA
- a CDS encoding YibE/F family protein, translating into MSYQNKFKQPFTWVLLTFIVLFLVALLFTMNNARFYRMPIGEITQVQHLKTEQVTDEHHNQDTKHSDKLTIRVLNGKFKGQSGHISNTYYASQADSEKFNTHDKVLLHINKHPSDANIIEKKRDTLVVFMTGIFIFIVLWVGRKVGIQSILSLIFNTAAVIGAIAIHNAFPATSLFLLMSIAVILATAVTLLLVTGWHWRTAITIVSTLIGTFLCVGIAEIVIRSTGGAGIKYETMSFLTLPPKEVFMASVIVGTLGAVMDVAITIASGMYEIWQRTPNINMTRWALAGRNIGQDIMGTMTNILLFSYLAGSLPMMLIYLRNANTITYTISMNWSLEIARALIGGIGIVLTIPITILLMQVWAKLRGEHT; encoded by the coding sequence ATGTCATATCAAAATAAATTCAAGCAGCCCTTTACGTGGGTATTGCTTACCTTTATAGTGCTCTTTCTCGTCGCTTTACTTTTCACCATGAATAATGCACGTTTTTATCGCATGCCTATTGGTGAAATTACACAGGTGCAACATTTGAAGACCGAACAAGTTACCGATGAACATCACAACCAAGATACAAAGCATTCTGATAAGCTGACTATCCGTGTATTGAATGGTAAATTCAAAGGACAAAGCGGTCACATCAGCAATACGTATTACGCATCACAAGCAGACTCTGAAAAATTCAACACGCATGACAAAGTGCTGCTGCATATCAATAAACATCCGAGCGATGCCAATATAATTGAGAAGAAACGTGATACCTTAGTCGTTTTCATGACAGGTATTTTTATTTTCATTGTATTATGGGTCGGACGTAAAGTAGGTATCCAGTCGATACTCTCGCTCATCTTCAACACCGCAGCGGTTATCGGCGCAATTGCGATTCATAATGCCTTTCCAGCAACCAGTTTATTCTTATTGATGAGCATTGCAGTTATTCTAGCAACCGCCGTCACCTTGTTGCTGGTTACAGGGTGGCATTGGCGAACCGCTATCACGATTGTCAGTACGCTCATAGGCACTTTCCTATGTGTTGGTATCGCCGAAATCGTCATACGTTCAACTGGCGGTGCCGGCATTAAATACGAAACCATGAGTTTCCTGACCTTACCGCCTAAAGAAGTCTTTATGGCATCAGTCATCGTCGGTACACTTGGCGCTGTCATGGATGTTGCCATCACGATTGCAAGCGGAATGTATGAAATTTGGCAGCGTACACCGAATATCAACATGACACGCTGGGCTTTAGCAGGACGTAACATCGGCCAAGATATCATGGGAACGATGACGAATATTCTGCTCTTTTCATACTTAGCCGGCAGTCTGCCGATGATGTTGATTTATCTCAGAAACGCCAACACGATTACTTATACCATTTCTATGAACTGGTCATTAGAAATTGCGCGTGCTTTAATTGGCGGCATCGGCATCGTTCTAACCATTCCGATTACTATACTGCTCATGCAAGTATGGGCTAAATTGCGAGGTGAACACACATGA
- a CDS encoding 5'-nucleotidase C-terminal domain-containing protein: MQKALLKTLFLVAVLFVLFHVSAFAAENAVQPAEQSTLTAPVQPSTSSEKTTVTTKDTTAEANTTDNNTATTTQKTSSTVNTVPSQQENLAEAKLSSEVSFSEAAVQPSVNTTSAPATEQPHTEQLSASASEPPVQTQQSAQHAKILHTNDMHGRILGEEGRVVGMSKLKSIKKEEQPDLMLDSGDAFQGLPISNNTKGADMAKAMNSVGYDAMAVGNHEFDFGLDQAVKYKTQLKFPILSANTYKDRKLLFDPYTIVKKNGIRYGIVGVTTPETAVKTHPNNIKGVTFTEPIPAVQNTLSQINNQSDVFIVLAHLGVDNSTKTAWRGDTLANTLAQDARFKGKEIIVLDGHSHTVIQNGRINQNTVLAQTGTALENIGKVEFDYLNGVVSNVRDSLINVKDTAEVKPDAELQELMDEAKAKFDNQVSEVVIPNNPVQFAGERDDVRTRETNLGNAITDAMEAYGEDGFSHSPDFAVTNGGGIRASIDKGKNVTLGDVITVLPFGNTISQIQVKGANVQKMFEHSLSAPVQDGKLGANGGFLHVSKSIRVYYDIHKNPGSRVLKIEVLNKKTHQFEALDPERTYYMTTNDFTASGGDGYDMLGGPREEGVSLDKVFADYLKHADLDQYAANDTTRIINGNPPVAEDNPSAAHNNEHVNNANIENNKKDDGSAPTTADNTGIVGNSNSSSNNSVVTLKDSLKRNNNASGVSLGSTGNGNSGTTHSPDGNIATVSDRTHVASHKSNDETTHAVLNHKHTATNNVVALPASHYKDSELPASGQSETYNSPVLPTTLILLGIGVLYSKRKQDEAA; the protein is encoded by the coding sequence ATGCAAAAAGCACTTCTAAAAACTTTGTTTTTAGTTGCAGTTTTATTTGTATTGTTCCATGTTTCTGCTTTTGCAGCCGAGAATGCGGTCCAGCCTGCAGAGCAGTCAACTTTGACAGCACCTGTACAACCTTCCACATCTTCGGAAAAGACAACAGTTACTACTAAAGATACAACTGCTGAAGCGAACACGACAGATAATAACACTGCGACAACCACTCAAAAAACAAGCAGCACTGTAAATACTGTGCCCTCTCAACAGGAGAATCTTGCAGAAGCCAAGCTCTCTTCAGAGGTTTCTTTTTCTGAAGCCGCAGTGCAGCCGAGTGTGAATACAACATCTGCTCCCGCTACAGAGCAGCCGCATACTGAGCAATTATCAGCCTCAGCTTCTGAGCCGCCTGTCCAGACACAACAGTCAGCTCAGCATGCGAAAATTCTGCACACTAATGATATGCATGGCCGGATTTTAGGTGAGGAGGGCCGTGTAGTAGGTATGTCTAAATTGAAGTCTATTAAGAAGGAAGAACAACCGGATTTAATGTTGGATTCTGGTGATGCTTTCCAAGGTCTGCCAATTTCGAATAATACGAAAGGCGCAGATATGGCGAAAGCAATGAATAGTGTCGGCTATGATGCAATGGCAGTCGGCAATCATGAATTCGACTTTGGTTTGGATCAAGCGGTGAAATATAAAACACAATTAAAGTTTCCGATTCTTTCAGCGAATACATATAAGGACAGAAAATTACTCTTTGACCCTTATACAATCGTGAAGAAAAATGGTATCCGCTACGGCATTGTGGGTGTGACGACGCCTGAAACGGCAGTCAAAACGCATCCTAATAATATTAAGGGTGTAACATTTACTGAGCCGATTCCAGCAGTTCAAAATACATTGTCACAAATCAATAATCAATCTGATGTCTTTATCGTGTTGGCGCACTTAGGAGTGGATAATTCTACGAAAACAGCATGGCGCGGAGACACGTTAGCCAATACGTTAGCTCAAGATGCACGATTCAAAGGTAAGGAAATTATAGTATTGGATGGCCATTCGCATACGGTAATCCAAAATGGCCGCATCAACCAAAATACAGTATTAGCTCAAACAGGAACAGCTTTGGAAAATATTGGCAAGGTAGAGTTCGACTATTTAAACGGTGTGGTTTCAAATGTACGTGATTCGTTGATTAATGTGAAAGATACTGCCGAAGTAAAGCCTGATGCTGAATTACAAGAATTGATGGATGAGGCAAAAGCGAAATTTGATAATCAAGTTTCAGAAGTGGTCATTCCGAATAATCCTGTGCAGTTTGCAGGTGAACGTGATGATGTACGTACTCGTGAAACCAATTTAGGAAATGCGATTACAGATGCTATGGAAGCTTATGGTGAAGATGGGTTCTCTCACTCGCCTGACTTTGCAGTAACCAATGGAGGCGGTATTCGAGCTTCGATTGATAAAGGTAAGAATGTAACCTTGGGAGACGTCATTACGGTACTTCCTTTCGGCAATACAATTTCTCAAATTCAAGTGAAAGGCGCAAATGTTCAAAAGATGTTTGAGCATAGTTTAAGTGCCCCTGTACAAGACGGCAAATTAGGAGCAAATGGTGGTTTCTTGCATGTTTCTAAATCAATCCGCGTCTATTATGACATTCATAAAAACCCAGGTTCTCGCGTATTGAAAATTGAAGTTCTGAATAAAAAGACGCATCAATTTGAAGCATTAGACCCTGAGCGAACTTATTATATGACAACTAATGACTTTACTGCTTCAGGCGGTGACGGCTATGATATGCTTGGCGGTCCACGTGAAGAAGGTGTTTCTCTGGATAAAGTCTTTGCGGATTACTTGAAGCATGCAGATTTAGATCAATATGCTGCAAACGATACCACACGAATTATTAATGGAAATCCTCCAGTCGCAGAGGATAATCCTTCAGCAGCTCATAACAATGAGCATGTTAATAATGCTAACATCGAGAATAATAAGAAAGATGATGGATCAGCTCCAACTACTGCAGATAATACAGGTATTGTTGGCAACTCTAATAGTTCTAGCAATAACTCTGTTGTCACTTTAAAAGACAGCTTAAAGCGTAACAATAATGCGTCTGGCGTGAGTCTTGGCTCGACAGGTAACGGCAACTCAGGTACAACTCATTCTCCAGACGGCAATATAGCTACTGTGAGTGATAGAACGCATGTAGCGAGCCATAAATCAAACGACGAGACGACACATGCTGTCCTAAATCACAAACATACCGCTACTAATAATGTTGTTGCCTTGCCAGCTTCACATTATAAAGATAGTGAATTGCCAGCTTCAGGACAATCTGAAACGTACAATTCACCTGTGTTACCGACAACACTTATCTTGTTAGGTATCGGTGTTTTATATTCAAAACGTAAACAAGATGAAGCGGCATAA
- a CDS encoding YibE/F family protein yields the protein MSAVLILALILLILMVAFGGKKGAISYGMLFLNFLMVLIALVAIVLKLPIPIVAILFCLAVASLNLFGLNGYNVKTQAAFIGTCLTTAILLGVIYFAVATGHLQGFATEQQDETYVYSMNIGINMIQFMVFTTVLAVIAAVVDLAITISLPMYELSETNPNLSRTELFQSGMRVGREILATSANTIYLAYFGGQLTLFFWFFKLNYSFGHIINAKIFTQEFVSILFGGIAVALSIPITAWITAWLIHRHSGKKVTQPVSDKQT from the coding sequence ATGAGCGCAGTATTAATTTTAGCTTTAATCCTTTTGATTCTGATGGTTGCTTTCGGAGGCAAGAAAGGTGCCATTTCATACGGCATGCTCTTCTTGAACTTCCTGATGGTACTCATCGCTCTCGTAGCCATCGTCTTGAAATTACCGATTCCGATCGTGGCAATACTCTTCTGTCTCGCAGTTGCCAGCCTCAATTTATTTGGGTTAAACGGTTATAACGTCAAGACTCAAGCCGCCTTTATCGGTACTTGCCTAACCACAGCTATCCTATTAGGCGTCATCTACTTCGCAGTCGCAACCGGCCACTTGCAAGGCTTCGCGACAGAACAACAAGACGAAACTTATGTGTATTCCATGAACATCGGCATCAACATGATTCAATTCATGGTCTTCACCACCGTACTCGCCGTCATAGCAGCCGTCGTCGATTTAGCCATCACCATCAGCTTACCCATGTACGAATTGAGCGAAACCAATCCGAATCTCAGTCGCACAGAACTCTTCCAATCCGGAATGCGCGTAGGACGAGAAATCCTGGCAACCTCAGCTAACACCATCTACCTCGCCTATTTCGGAGGACAACTGACACTATTCTTTTGGTTCTTCAAACTCAATTACTCATTCGGACACATCATCAACGCCAAAATATTCACCCAAGAATTCGTGTCCATCCTCTTCGGAGGCATCGCAGTCGCACTCAGTATTCCAATTACCGCTTGGATTACCGCTTGGCTCATTCACCGCCATTCTGGCAAAAAGGTCACACAACCGGTATCCGACAAACAGACATAA
- a CDS encoding HesB/YadR/YfhF family protein yields the protein MEIHITDEALNWFKEEVDLEAGDKINFFVQTYGNSKLHDNFMLGFKFDPNDKEAAAEITVEDISFYVNESDEWFFKGYDLYIKYDQEKDEIDYDFK from the coding sequence ATGGAAATCCACATTACAGATGAAGCTTTAAATTGGTTTAAAGAAGAAGTTGATTTAGAAGCTGGAGATAAAATTAATTTCTTTGTGCAAACATATGGAAACAGCAAATTACATGATAACTTTATGCTAGGATTTAAATTTGATCCGAATGATAAAGAAGCTGCAGCTGAAATAACTGTTGAAGATATTAGTTTTTATGTTAATGAATCTGACGAATGGTTCTTCAAAGGTTACGATTTATATATTAAATATGATCAAGAAAAAGACGAAATCGATTACGATTTTAAATAA
- a CDS encoding NUDIX domain-containing protein, whose amino-acid sequence MIRCVCLVAETKERILLVQAHNRAKYYFPGGKIDPGETQIEALIREILEELNLELSPSEVEYIGTVIGPAYPQKNAQTELNCYRVLHEIDWDELRPAGEITDLCWISKRDTQHIAPAVLKWIENNKTDI is encoded by the coding sequence ATGATACGTTGTGTCTGCCTCGTAGCAGAAACTAAAGAACGAATTCTCTTAGTCCAAGCACATAATCGTGCAAAATATTATTTCCCCGGGGGTAAGATAGATCCAGGCGAAACGCAGATTGAAGCACTCATACGTGAAATATTAGAAGAACTCAACCTTGAACTTTCCCCGTCAGAAGTAGAATATATCGGGACAGTTATTGGGCCTGCGTACCCGCAAAAGAATGCACAGACAGAGCTGAACTGTTATAGAGTACTTCATGAAATTGATTGGGACGAACTCCGCCCGGCTGGAGAAATTACTGATTTGTGTTGGATATCAAAGCGCGATACTCAACATATTGCACCAGCTGTTTTAAAATGGATAGAGAATAATAAAACGGATATTTGA
- the gltC gene encoding glutamate biosynthesis transcriptional regulator GltC produces the protein MEFKQLKYFIEVAKREHLSEAALELNIAQSAISRQISQLEDELNVSLFRREGRNIYLTKAGQRFLTEAAKIVEQSEQTLKMFRQEQEAESKRIKMGYVESYVAQLLPLLVQKFENEHPTTLLPLMKDNETLLHMLLTREIDVAFMDLSADLKHRNDLEITPLFEDAYALYVPKQDPLASATQPPLNQLNQCTLFSLSEMPGALIQQIEQTTRNSIHRISSTRLAAYLLKKNRGYVFAPQYALLKESEDWERLSLTHTEIKRTICVVVHKDNHKPELQALQSEITALLSHTSVYH, from the coding sequence ATGGAATTCAAACAACTCAAATATTTTATTGAGGTTGCAAAACGTGAACATTTATCCGAAGCAGCTTTAGAATTGAACATCGCCCAATCCGCAATCAGCAGACAAATTTCTCAATTAGAAGACGAACTCAATGTTTCTCTTTTCAGAAGAGAAGGCAGAAATATTTATTTAACTAAAGCAGGCCAGCGATTTTTGACTGAAGCAGCAAAGATAGTAGAGCAAAGCGAACAAACTTTGAAGATGTTCCGTCAAGAGCAAGAAGCTGAATCTAAGCGTATTAAAATGGGCTATGTAGAAAGTTATGTGGCGCAATTGCTGCCATTATTGGTTCAAAAATTTGAAAATGAACATCCAACAACATTGTTACCATTAATGAAAGACAATGAAACACTGCTGCATATGCTCTTAACAAGAGAAATTGATGTAGCCTTTATGGATTTGTCTGCCGACTTAAAGCACCGTAATGACTTAGAAATTACGCCGTTATTTGAAGACGCTTATGCATTATATGTGCCGAAACAAGATCCGCTCGCTTCTGCGACACAACCTCCGCTTAACCAATTAAATCAATGCACACTATTTTCGTTATCTGAAATGCCGGGTGCCTTAATCCAACAAATTGAGCAAACGACCCGAAATTCCATTCATCGTATTTCATCAACACGTTTAGCTGCTTATCTGTTAAAGAAAAATAGAGGATACGTCTTTGCGCCGCAATATGCATTATTAAAAGAAAGCGAAGATTGGGAACGTTTATCTTTAACTCATACTGAAATCAAACGAACGATTTGTGTAGTGGTGCATAAAGATAACCATAAGCCTGAATTACAGGCATTACAAAGCGAAATTACCGCTTTATTATCACATACATCGGTCTATCATTAA
- a CDS encoding trans-sulfuration enzyme family protein: MKKKTQMVHGGHTTDDYTGAVTTPIYQTSTYLQDDIGDLREGYEYSRSGNPTRAALESTIADLEGGRFGYAFGSGVAAISAVVMLLDKGDHIVVNSDVYGGTFRVLTKVFSRLGIDADFVDTTHTENIEKAIKPETKMLFIETPSNPLLRVTDIQASADIARKHNLISVVDNTFMSPYFQNPLALGADIVLHSASKYIGGHSDVIAGLVVTDNEALAERIGFIQNSTGGILGPQDSYLLIRGIKTLALRMDQVSRNAVAVTEMLSEHPNAEAVFHPSLKDHLNHDVQERQASGHTGVVSFVVKDVDAAKAVIRETEYFTLAESLGAVESLISVPALMTHASIPKDVREKEGIADGLIRLSVGIEDTDDIVADLKQALDKLN, translated from the coding sequence ATGAAAAAGAAAACACAAATGGTTCATGGCGGACATACCACTGACGATTATACAGGTGCGGTAACAACACCGATTTATCAAACAAGCACTTATTTACAAGATGATATTGGTGATTTACGTGAAGGATACGAATATTCACGCAGCGGCAACCCTACACGTGCAGCTTTAGAAAGCACAATTGCTGACTTAGAAGGCGGACGTTTCGGTTACGCATTTGGTTCAGGTGTGGCAGCTATTTCTGCAGTTGTGATGTTATTAGACAAAGGTGATCACATCGTTGTAAACTCTGACGTCTATGGCGGTACTTTCCGCGTGTTGACGAAAGTCTTCAGCCGTTTAGGTATTGATGCTGATTTCGTAGATACAACGCACACTGAAAATATTGAAAAAGCAATTAAACCAGAAACTAAAATGTTATTTATCGAAACACCATCTAATCCATTATTACGTGTGACAGATATCCAAGCTTCAGCTGATATCGCACGCAAACACAACTTGATTTCAGTAGTGGATAACACATTCATGTCACCTTATTTCCAAAATCCATTAGCTTTAGGTGCTGACATTGTCTTGCATTCAGCTTCTAAATATATCGGCGGACACAGTGATGTTATCGCTGGATTAGTTGTGACTGATAACGAAGCATTAGCTGAACGTATCGGCTTCATTCAAAACTCAACAGGCGGTATCTTAGGACCTCAAGACAGCTACTTGTTGATTCGCGGTATTAAAACATTGGCATTACGTATGGATCAAGTGAGCCGCAACGCTGTGGCAGTCACTGAAATGTTATCAGAACATCCAAATGCGGAAGCAGTCTTCCACCCAAGCTTGAAAGATCATTTGAATCATGATGTGCAAGAACGCCAAGCTTCTGGACACACAGGCGTTGTTTCCTTTGTCGTGAAAGATGTCGACGCTGCTAAAGCAGTGATTCGTGAGACTGAATATTTCACATTAGCAGAAAGCTTAGGTGCAGTTGAAAGCTTAATCTCTGTACCAGCACTTATGACACACGCTTCAATTCCTAAAGATGTACGTGAAAAAGAAGGCATTGCAGACGGACTCATCCGTTTATCAGTAGGTATTGAAGATACAGACGATATTGTAGCTGATTTAAAACAAGCATTAGATAAATTGAACTAA
- a CDS encoding arylamine N-acetyltransferase family protein gives MTDFQQLDRYLKVDTKQKAADLATLNMLIRHYMLQVPFENINVQNGWPLALTDKAMMHKVVDEHRGGFCYEMNYFFKHYLEYHGYKVGAMSATVMSPHGWARENSHMSLVVAVDDTEYVVDIGFGDMPKFAMPLHTCPAEGMRDVTGLYRVHFADAQHYDVQKWSEAEEEWHIQYRALYQEKSLEDFADGIDFNQYHPDSPFVKGLLITKATETGRHTMTERKLTILSKGEKKALDVKPANYEGLLSKYFGIPEMQIATFDA, from the coding sequence ATGACAGATTTTCAACAGTTGGACCGTTATTTAAAGGTGGATACGAAACAGAAAGCTGCAGATTTAGCGACGTTAAACATGTTGATCCGCCACTATATGCTGCAGGTGCCGTTTGAGAATATCAATGTACAGAATGGCTGGCCGCTTGCGTTGACGGATAAGGCGATGATGCACAAGGTGGTGGATGAGCATCGAGGCGGTTTCTGCTATGAAATGAATTATTTCTTCAAACATTATTTAGAGTATCATGGATACAAGGTGGGTGCGATGTCTGCGACGGTCATGAGTCCGCATGGTTGGGCACGCGAGAATTCACATATGTCGCTAGTTGTGGCAGTAGATGATACGGAATATGTCGTCGATATCGGCTTTGGCGACATGCCGAAATTTGCCATGCCGCTACATACTTGTCCGGCAGAAGGAATGCGTGATGTGACTGGTCTTTACCGGGTACACTTTGCGGATGCACAGCATTATGATGTGCAGAAATGGTCAGAAGCGGAAGAGGAGTGGCACATACAATATCGAGCGTTGTATCAGGAGAAGTCGCTTGAAGATTTCGCAGACGGCATCGACTTCAACCAGTACCATCCCGATTCTCCGTTTGTGAAAGGCCTGCTCATCACGAAAGCCACTGAGACTGGTCGTCATACCATGACTGAGCGAAAGCTTACTATCTTGTCTAAGGGGGAAAAGAAAGCCTTGGATGTGAAACCTGCCAATTATGAGGGGCTCTTGTCGAAGTATTTCGGTATTCCAGAGATGCAGATAGCAACATTTGATGCGTGA
- a CDS encoding LysM peptidoglycan-binding domain-containing protein, protein MQKKIIAAVVGTGAVSAIATAGAADAATTHRVQSGDSLWSIAQRYNTSIANIKSLNNLSSNLIFPNQVIKVSGTSTSTNRSTSGSSSASGGSTYTVRAGDSLSLIASKYGTSYQNIMKLNGLNSFLIHPGQVLKVSGTASAPAASNNTTRTQTNTATGSTYTVQPGDSLSLIASKYNTTYQNIMNLNGLNSFLIFPGQKLKVTGSTAAVTKSPSPAASTGAGGYYSPVFNHSNLYDWGQCTWHAFNRRAQTGKGISTYWWNANNWDNGARADGYTVDHNPTVGSILQSDAGYYGHVAFVERVNGDGSITVSEMNYSAGPGFATYRTIPASQRGYFNYIH, encoded by the coding sequence TTGCAAAAGAAAATTATAGCTGCCGTTGTTGGGACAGGAGCCGTTTCTGCAATAGCAACTGCAGGAGCAGCCGATGCAGCAACAACACATCGCGTTCAAAGCGGAGACTCTTTATGGTCCATTGCGCAGCGTTACAACACATCTATTGCGAATATAAAGTCGCTTAATAACTTAAGTTCTAACTTAATTTTCCCGAATCAAGTTATCAAGGTATCAGGGACAAGCACGTCAACGAACCGCAGCACATCTGGCAGTTCATCTGCATCAGGCGGTTCAACTTATACGGTAAGAGCAGGTGATTCTTTATCACTGATCGCTTCTAAATACGGGACGTCTTATCAAAACATTATGAAACTTAATGGATTGAACAGTTTCTTGATTCATCCAGGCCAAGTCTTGAAAGTATCTGGTACAGCATCTGCACCAGCAGCTTCAAACAATACAACAAGAACGCAAACAAATACAGCAACGGGTTCAACTTATACCGTTCAACCTGGAGATTCTTTATCTTTGATTGCTTCTAAATATAATACAACTTATCAAAATATCATGAATTTAAATGGTTTAAATAGTTTCTTGATTTTCCCTGGTCAAAAGTTAAAAGTTACAGGCTCTACAGCCGCAGTGACTAAATCTCCATCACCTGCAGCATCTACAGGTGCCGGTGGTTATTATTCTCCTGTCTTCAATCATTCAAATTTATATGATTGGGGTCAGTGTACATGGCACGCATTCAACCGCCGCGCTCAAACCGGTAAAGGCATTAGTACTTACTGGTGGAATGCGAATAACTGGGATAATGGTGCACGTGCAGATGGATACACTGTTGATCATAATCCGACAGTAGGTTCTATCTTACAATCAGATGCCGGATACTACGGACATGTTGCCTTCGTAGAACGTGTGAATGGCGACGGCAGTATAACTGTCTCTGAAATGAACTATTCAGCAGGTCCAGGCTTTGCAACTTATCGTACAATTCCAGCAAGCCAACGAGGCTACTTTAATTATATTCATTAA
- a CDS encoding HesB/YadR/YfhF family protein: MKIEVTDKALKWFRDELDLEPGAKINFYVQTYVHTGLHEHFTTAFKVEPHDKNASASITVDRITFYINESDEWFFKGLDLLVDYNADIDEIVYKNTQL; this comes from the coding sequence ATGAAAATTGAAGTTACAGACAAAGCTTTGAAATGGTTTAGAGATGAATTGGACTTAGAACCGGGTGCTAAAATTAATTTCTATGTTCAAACTTATGTACACACAGGGTTGCATGAACATTTTACAACTGCTTTCAAAGTTGAGCCGCATGATAAAAATGCATCCGCTTCTATTACTGTTGACAGAATTACTTTTTACATTAATGAATCTGACGAATGGTTCTTTAAAGGACTTGATTTATTAGTGGATTATAACGCTGATATTGATGAAATCGTATATAAAAATACACAATTATAA